The Bryobacteraceae bacterium genome includes a window with the following:
- the sigW gene encoding ECF RNA polymerase sigma factor SigW — protein sequence MAAPAGPQAEARGNYHGRVATPSPPSAAAAPEIEWARRLLEGDASAFTPFVESIQQRVFQYTWLMCGQREDAEEVAQETLLKVFENFDQLQDPARVRAWVFRIAKNFCLMKRRRSVFAPERELSLDELLPGTEDVARSAQLEDRGELPDQRLLRAELNAELERALRELPDTYRSVVLLRDVEGLSTAETAEILDLSLDVVKQRLHRGRLALRKSLARYLGGNGEVKQK from the coding sequence GTGGCAGCGCCGGCAGGGCCGCAGGCCGAGGCGCGGGGGAACTACCATGGAAGGGTGGCCACACCCTCGCCCCCCTCTGCCGCTGCGGCGCCGGAAATCGAATGGGCAAGGCGTCTGCTGGAGGGCGACGCCTCGGCTTTCACCCCGTTCGTGGAGAGCATCCAGCAGCGCGTCTTCCAGTACACGTGGCTGATGTGCGGCCAGCGGGAGGACGCCGAGGAGGTCGCCCAGGAGACCCTCCTCAAGGTCTTTGAGAACTTCGACCAGTTGCAGGATCCGGCGCGCGTGCGGGCGTGGGTGTTCCGCATCGCCAAGAACTTCTGCCTGATGAAGCGCCGCCGCAGCGTCTTCGCCCCGGAGCGCGAGCTGTCTCTGGACGAGCTCCTTCCGGGCACCGAGGACGTCGCCCGGTCCGCCCAGCTCGAGGACCGCGGCGAGCTGCCCGACCAGCGGCTGCTGCGCGCGGAGCTGAACGCCGAACTCGAGCGCGCCCTGCGCGAACTGCCAGACACCTACCGCTCCGTGGTCCTGCTCCGCGACGTCGAAGGTCTTTCGACGGCTGAGACCGCGGAGATCCTCGATCTCAGCCTGGATGTGGTCAAGCAACGGTTGCACCGCGGGCGCCTGGCTTTGCGCAAGAGCCTGGCCAGATACCTCGGCGGCAACGGGGAGGTGAAGCAGAAATGA
- a CDS encoding transporter, which produces MRLRACKTRAPGLSRRKICRILGNVRKRILTLMFGALAAAAQTPLTLKDAVKQALGRHPSLEAADARIQAAESRIGQARSGYLPRVQYMENLMRGNNPVYVFGSLLTQRQFTAANFDIARLNRPDALNNFQSMVTAEQLIYDFGGVKNGVRAAELGRKMTEAEKRAAELNLIAHVARAYHGVTLATQALEVAREALKTAEADLKRAQTVRDAGLATDADVLAVQVHVAAMKEQVIRREADLKVARAALNEALGLPLDTPHELATPLLPAPAVEAASPELRPEIEQIRLAKQAAEAQARSARAGYLPQIAFRAQVEADRQEFFNKGGGNWLVMGSVRWNLFDGNRTRQTVAEAKAMASAAAASERQYTNALKLELTKALADFDAATERIAVTEAGVAQAEESLRIIRNRYSNGLATVTELLRAQTALLDAKTRRLAAIHDQRLAAVEVERSAGKLNGDSNVLD; this is translated from the coding sequence ATGCGGCTGCGGGCATGCAAAACTCGCGCGCCCGGCCTGTCACGGCGCAAAATTTGCCGCATCTTGGGGAATGTGCGGAAACGGATTCTCACCCTGATGTTCGGGGCGCTGGCGGCAGCTGCCCAGACGCCGCTCACGCTCAAAGACGCGGTGAAGCAGGCGCTGGGGCGGCATCCCTCGCTCGAAGCGGCCGACGCGCGCATCCAGGCCGCGGAAAGCCGCATCGGGCAGGCGCGTTCCGGCTATCTGCCCCGCGTGCAGTACATGGAAAATCTGATGCGGGGCAACAACCCCGTGTATGTGTTCGGTTCGCTGCTGACGCAGCGGCAATTCACGGCGGCGAATTTCGATATCGCCCGCCTGAACCGGCCGGATGCTCTGAACAATTTCCAGAGCATGGTGACGGCCGAGCAGCTGATTTACGACTTCGGCGGAGTGAAAAACGGCGTCAGGGCCGCCGAACTCGGCCGCAAGATGACGGAGGCCGAGAAGCGCGCCGCCGAGCTGAACCTGATCGCCCACGTGGCGCGGGCTTACCACGGCGTGACGCTGGCTACGCAGGCGCTGGAAGTGGCCCGCGAGGCCCTGAAGACGGCTGAGGCGGACCTGAAGAGGGCGCAGACCGTACGCGACGCCGGGCTGGCGACCGACGCCGATGTTCTGGCCGTGCAGGTTCATGTGGCCGCGATGAAGGAGCAGGTGATCCGCCGCGAAGCGGATCTCAAGGTCGCCCGCGCCGCCCTGAACGAGGCGCTCGGGCTGCCGCTGGACACGCCTCATGAGCTGGCCACGCCTCTGCTGCCCGCTCCTGCTGTCGAGGCCGCCAGCCCGGAACTGAGGCCGGAGATTGAGCAGATCCGGCTGGCAAAGCAGGCGGCCGAGGCGCAGGCGCGCAGCGCGCGCGCGGGCTACCTGCCGCAGATCGCGTTCCGGGCGCAGGTAGAGGCCGACCGCCAGGAGTTCTTCAACAAGGGCGGCGGCAACTGGCTCGTGATGGGTTCCGTGCGCTGGAACCTGTTCGACGGCAACCGCACGCGGCAGACGGTGGCCGAGGCGAAAGCGATGGCCTCTGCGGCTGCGGCGAGCGAGCGGCAGTACACGAATGCGCTGAAGCTGGAGCTGACCAAGGCGCTGGCCGATTTCGACGCTGCCACGGAGCGCATCGCGGTGACGGAAGCCGGGGTGGCTCAGGCCGAGGAGAGCCTGCGGATCATCCGCAACCGCTATTCGAACGGCCTGGCCACGGTGACGGAGCTGTTGCGGGCGCAGACGGCATTGCTGGATGCAAAGACGCGCCGGCTGGCCGCGATTCACGATCAGCGGCTGGCGGCGGTGGAAGTGGAACGATCTGCAGGGAAGCTGAATGGAGATTCGAATGTTCTCGACTAA
- a CDS encoding RND transporter — MFSTKGKLAGTTGVLVLLAAAGLAGCGGGKESPRKAEPLPAVKAATVKLAEETVPEIYEATGTVRARVSSVLSARVMGYLREVRVQAGDTVQPGQVIAVIEAREIDSGLKQAEAVREEARNALPEVENAIAAARAQLELAEATHRRMKSLYEQKSITQQEFDEAEARLRMARANHEMAAAKKAQLEQKIRQAESAVAQAAAMKSYTEITAPFRGIVVERKAEPGMLAAPGMPIAVVEREGGYRLEAAVEENRLGRIRPGMSVEVILDAVGTPQQGRVEEIVPALDPGSRSFMVKIGVAGGLLRSGMFGRARFTMGEKKALLVPAAAVVKKGQVEQVYVVENGVARARLVTTGAAHGERLEVLTGLRAGDTVAAPVPAELRDGSPVEVRP, encoded by the coding sequence ATGTTCTCGACTAAAGGAAAGCTGGCCGGAACAACCGGCGTACTGGTGCTGTTGGCCGCCGCGGGCCTGGCCGGCTGCGGCGGCGGGAAGGAGTCGCCGCGGAAGGCGGAGCCGCTGCCCGCGGTGAAGGCGGCCACGGTGAAGCTGGCCGAAGAGACCGTGCCGGAGATTTACGAGGCGACGGGCACGGTGCGGGCGCGCGTGTCGAGCGTGCTCTCGGCCCGGGTGATGGGCTACCTGCGCGAGGTGCGCGTGCAGGCCGGCGACACCGTGCAGCCGGGGCAGGTGATCGCGGTGATCGAGGCTCGCGAGATCGACAGCGGGCTGAAGCAGGCCGAGGCCGTACGCGAGGAGGCGCGCAACGCGCTGCCGGAGGTGGAAAACGCCATTGCGGCGGCCCGGGCGCAGCTGGAACTGGCCGAGGCGACCCACCGCCGCATGAAGTCGCTGTACGAACAGAAATCGATCACGCAGCAGGAATTCGACGAGGCCGAGGCGCGGCTCCGCATGGCTCGGGCCAATCACGAGATGGCGGCGGCGAAAAAGGCGCAGCTCGAACAGAAGATCCGCCAGGCGGAGTCGGCCGTGGCGCAGGCGGCCGCGATGAAGAGCTACACCGAGATCACGGCGCCGTTCCGGGGCATCGTGGTCGAGCGCAAGGCGGAGCCGGGGATGCTGGCCGCGCCGGGCATGCCGATCGCCGTCGTCGAGCGCGAAGGCGGCTACCGGCTGGAGGCGGCGGTCGAGGAGAACCGGCTGGGCAGGATCCGTCCCGGCATGAGCGTGGAGGTGATTCTGGATGCGGTCGGAACGCCGCAGCAAGGACGCGTCGAGGAGATCGTGCCGGCGCTGGATCCGGGCTCGCGGTCGTTCATGGTGAAGATCGGCGTGGCGGGCGGGCTGCTGCGGAGCGGCATGTTCGGCCGCGCGCGGTTCACGATGGGCGAGAAGAAGGCGCTGCTCGTGCCGGCGGCGGCGGTGGTGAAAAAGGGCCAGGTGGAGCAGGTGTATGTGGTGGAGAACGGCGTGGCTCGGGCGCGGCTGGTGACGACCGGCGCGGCCCACGGAGAGCGGCTCGAGGTTCTCACGGGGCTCCGCGCCGGCGACACGGTGGCCGCCCCCGTGCCGGCTGAGCTGCGCGATGGCAGTCCCGTCGAGGTGAGGCCGTGA
- a CDS encoding multidrug transporter AcrB: protein MQNEKPRYGLAGRMAHGWINSKLTPLFIVASLLVGAFSVLMLPREEEPQIIVPMIDVMVTMPGASAKEVEERVTRPMEKLLWEIPGVEYIYSTTSPGMSLAIVRFKVGQNEEDAIVRLNQKLHANYDLIPPGASEPLMKPRSIDDVPILALTFHSPHYDDFQLRRIVAQVHDEVKQVTDVSEVKIIGGQRRMLKVTLDASRLAAYGLAPLQVAGALGMSNQKLPAGTASAGNVETVLEAGSWIRSAEDAGNIVVSVSNGRPVYLRDVARVEDTGEDPVQYVQFARGGRFEPAVTLSVAKRKGTNAIVVAEHVLERVEGLKGKLIPADVEMTVTRHYGETAEEKSDELLFHMGIAVVSVTLLIAFVLGRRESLIVFIAIPVTLALTLTVFYLYGYTLNRITLFALIFSIGILVDDAIVVVENIVRHVRLPHNAGRPIAEVAVEAVDEVGNPTILATLTVIAAILPMAFVSGLMGPYMRPIPIGASAAMVFSLIVAFLVTPWASIRILKKDDSHGHDHAEDRLTLLYRKVMDRLIHVPLYRYGFLGLVTVLLLGSMSLIYVEFVKVKMLPFDNKSEFQVIIDMPEGTTLEETARVTRLLAEKTFEQPEVVNVQTYVGTAAPYNFNGLVRHYFLRRGANVADIQVNLTGKKERDLQSHDIAKSVREKLTPIARQYGARIKVAEVPPGPPVLQTLVAEIYGPDAEGREKLAREVLRLFDETPGVVDADWYVEDPQPREIWRVDRVKAALHGVSVDDVAKTMMAASSGLTAGLMHTEEAKEDVPILVRLDRATRSDLERLRSLKVMGRGGNLVPLGEIVQVERTTSEKNIYHKNLMPVTYVTADVAGIMESPVYAILALGPKIAKLDIGQGYEIEQYTARQPGDESKYAMKWDGEWHITYEVFRDLGIAFAAVLVLIYVLVVGWFESFLTPIIIMAAIPFSLVGILPAHGMLNAFFTATSMIGFIAGAGIVVRNSIILVDFIELRLKEGMPLDQAVIDAGAVRFRPMMLTAAAVVVGSAVILFDPIFQGLAIALMAGEIASLLLSRVTVPIVYYIFHLRGSKEA from the coding sequence ATGCAGAACGAAAAACCCCGCTACGGTCTGGCCGGGCGGATGGCCCACGGCTGGATCAACTCGAAACTGACCCCGCTGTTCATCGTGGCCTCGCTGCTGGTGGGCGCCTTCTCCGTGCTGATGCTGCCGCGCGAGGAGGAGCCGCAGATCATCGTCCCGATGATCGACGTCATGGTGACGATGCCGGGCGCAAGCGCGAAGGAAGTGGAAGAGCGCGTGACGCGGCCGATGGAGAAGCTGCTGTGGGAGATCCCGGGCGTCGAGTACATCTACTCGACCACTTCGCCCGGGATGTCTCTGGCGATCGTGCGCTTCAAGGTGGGCCAGAACGAGGAAGACGCCATCGTCCGGCTGAACCAGAAGCTGCACGCCAACTATGATCTGATTCCTCCGGGCGCGAGCGAGCCGCTGATGAAGCCGCGCTCGATCGACGATGTGCCGATCCTGGCGCTGACGTTCCACTCCCCGCATTACGACGACTTCCAGCTGCGGCGCATCGTGGCGCAGGTGCACGACGAGGTCAAGCAGGTCACCGACGTCAGCGAGGTGAAGATCATCGGCGGACAGCGGCGGATGCTGAAGGTGACGCTGGACGCTTCGCGGCTGGCAGCGTACGGACTGGCGCCGCTGCAGGTGGCCGGCGCGCTGGGCATGTCGAACCAGAAGCTGCCGGCGGGCACGGCGTCGGCGGGCAACGTGGAGACGGTGCTCGAAGCGGGCAGCTGGATCCGCAGCGCGGAGGACGCAGGGAACATCGTGGTGAGCGTGTCCAACGGGCGTCCCGTCTACCTGCGCGACGTGGCGCGGGTGGAGGACACGGGCGAGGATCCGGTGCAGTATGTGCAGTTCGCGCGCGGAGGGCGGTTCGAGCCGGCGGTGACGCTCTCGGTGGCCAAGCGGAAGGGCACCAACGCCATCGTCGTGGCCGAGCATGTTCTGGAGCGCGTCGAGGGGCTGAAAGGCAAACTGATCCCCGCCGATGTGGAGATGACGGTGACGCGGCACTACGGCGAAACCGCCGAGGAGAAGTCCGACGAACTGCTCTTCCACATGGGCATCGCCGTGGTCAGCGTGACGCTGCTGATCGCGTTCGTTCTGGGGCGGCGCGAGTCCCTGATCGTGTTCATCGCCATTCCGGTGACGCTGGCGCTGACGCTGACCGTGTTTTACCTGTACGGCTACACGCTGAACCGCATCACGCTGTTCGCGCTGATCTTCTCGATCGGCATCCTCGTCGACGACGCGATCGTGGTGGTGGAAAACATCGTCCGCCACGTACGGCTGCCGCACAATGCGGGCCGGCCGATCGCCGAAGTGGCGGTGGAGGCTGTCGACGAAGTGGGCAACCCGACGATCCTGGCGACGCTGACGGTGATCGCGGCGATCCTGCCAATGGCCTTTGTGAGCGGCCTGATGGGCCCCTACATGCGGCCGATTCCGATCGGGGCGAGCGCGGCGATGGTGTTCTCGCTGATCGTGGCGTTTCTGGTGACGCCCTGGGCCTCGATCCGGATTCTCAAGAAGGACGACAGCCATGGACACGACCATGCGGAGGACCGGCTGACGCTTCTCTACCGCAAGGTCATGGACCGGCTGATCCACGTGCCGCTGTACCGCTACGGCTTCCTGGGGCTGGTGACGGTGCTGCTGCTGGGCTCGATGTCGCTGATCTACGTGGAATTCGTCAAGGTGAAGATGCTGCCGTTCGACAACAAGAGCGAGTTCCAGGTGATCATCGACATGCCCGAAGGAACCACGCTCGAGGAGACGGCGCGGGTGACGCGGCTGCTGGCGGAGAAGACGTTCGAGCAGCCGGAGGTCGTGAACGTGCAGACCTATGTGGGCACGGCGGCGCCGTACAACTTCAACGGGCTGGTGCGGCACTACTTCCTGCGCCGCGGGGCGAACGTGGCCGACATCCAGGTGAATCTGACGGGCAAAAAGGAGCGCGACCTGCAGAGCCACGACATCGCCAAGAGCGTGCGCGAGAAGCTGACGCCGATCGCGCGGCAATACGGGGCGCGGATCAAGGTGGCCGAAGTGCCGCCTGGGCCGCCGGTGCTGCAGACGCTGGTGGCGGAGATCTACGGACCGGATGCGGAAGGCCGCGAGAAGCTCGCGCGCGAGGTGCTGCGCCTGTTCGACGAGACGCCGGGCGTCGTGGACGCCGACTGGTATGTCGAAGACCCGCAGCCGCGCGAGATCTGGCGCGTGGACCGGGTGAAAGCCGCGCTGCACGGCGTCAGCGTGGATGACGTGGCCAAGACCATGATGGCCGCGTCTTCGGGGCTGACGGCCGGGCTGATGCACACCGAGGAAGCCAAGGAGGACGTGCCGATCCTGGTGCGGCTGGACCGCGCCACCAGAAGCGATCTGGAGCGGCTCAGGAGCCTGAAGGTGATGGGCCGCGGCGGCAATCTCGTGCCGCTCGGCGAAATCGTGCAGGTGGAGCGGACCACGAGCGAGAAAAACATCTACCACAAGAACCTGATGCCGGTGACCTATGTCACCGCCGACGTGGCGGGCATCATGGAAAGCCCGGTGTACGCGATCCTGGCGCTCGGGCCGAAGATTGCGAAGCTCGACATCGGCCAGGGCTACGAGATCGAGCAGTACACGGCGCGGCAGCCCGGCGACGAGTCGAAGTACGCGATGAAGTGGGACGGCGAGTGGCATATCACCTACGAGGTGTTCCGCGACCTCGGCATCGCGTTCGCCGCCGTGCTGGTGCTGATCTACGTGCTGGTGGTGGGCTGGTTCGAGAGCTTCCTGACGCCCATCATCATCATGGCGGCGATTCCGTTCTCGCTGGTGGGCATCCTGCCGGCGCACGGAATGCTGAACGCGTTCTTCACAGCGACGTCGATGATCGGCTTCATCGCCGGCGCGGGCATCGTGGTGAGGAACAGCATCATCCTGGTGGACTTCATCGAGCTGCGGCTGAAGGAAGGGATGCCGCTGGACCAGGCGGTGATCGACGCCGGGGCGGTGCGGTTCCGCCCGATGATGCTGACCGCGGCGGCTGTGGTTGTCGGCAGCGCCGTGATCCTGTTCGATCCGATCTTCCAGGGGCTGGCGATCGCGCTGATGGCGGGCGAAATCGCATCGCTGCTGCTGTCGCGTGTCACCGTTCCGATCGTTTACTACATCTTTCATCTCAGAGGGAGCAAAGAGGCATGA
- a CDS encoding sulfurtransferase, whose protein sequence is MTVERLLRMIAGFFILLSLVLSVYHDQRWLWFTAFVGLNLFQSAFTNWCPMMTFLRKLGVKG, encoded by the coding sequence ATGACTGTTGAGAGACTGCTGCGGATGATCGCCGGGTTCTTCATTCTGCTGAGCCTGGTGCTGAGCGTGTATCACGACCAGCGGTGGCTGTGGTTCACCGCGTTCGTGGGGCTGAATCTGTTCCAGAGCGCGTTTACGAACTGGTGCCCGATGATGACGTTCCTGCGCAAGCTGGGCGTCAAGGGCTGA
- a CDS encoding cytochrome ubiquinol oxidase subunit I: MDTALDIHRFHFAFTVTFHYLFVQLTLGLALLIFILKTLALRTGEEHYNDAARFWARIFAVNFALGVVTGIPMEFQFGTNWSRFSKAAGGVIGHTLAMEGLYAFFLESSFLGLLLFGEKILGRVGHWLAAMAVWIGSWISAYLIVATNAWMQRPTGYRLGENGEILLDSWWSLVFNDWAFWQYLHTITGGVITGAFVMSGVGALYLLLKKHEEFGRTFLRLGVTAGVIASILALFPTGDQQGMLVAKHQPATLAAMEAHFRTGEAAPMFILGQPDVERQKIDNPFLVPGMLSFITSKRWDAEVKGLDAFPQDQWPPNIPLLYYSFHIMVGLGTIFIAVMVLSFIQLRRGRLFETKPLLWALLLAAPLPYVANTAGWMTAELGRQPWLIYGLMRTSEGSSAHVSSGNAMFTLLGFMGMYTLLLMLGLFMVWREIDHGPGRHEAAAPAAAPAPAVGD, from the coding sequence ATGGACACCGCACTGGACATCCATCGATTCCATTTTGCGTTCACGGTCACATTTCACTATCTTTTTGTACAGCTTACGCTGGGCCTCGCGCTGCTGATTTTCATCCTGAAAACCCTGGCGCTGCGGACCGGCGAGGAACACTACAATGACGCGGCCCGCTTCTGGGCCAGGATCTTCGCCGTCAACTTCGCCCTGGGGGTGGTGACGGGCATCCCGATGGAGTTTCAGTTCGGGACGAACTGGTCGCGGTTCTCGAAAGCCGCCGGCGGAGTGATCGGGCACACGCTGGCGATGGAGGGGCTGTACGCGTTCTTTCTGGAGAGCTCGTTTCTGGGGCTGCTGCTGTTCGGCGAGAAGATTCTCGGCCGGGTAGGGCACTGGCTGGCGGCGATGGCGGTGTGGATCGGAAGCTGGATCTCCGCCTATCTGATCGTCGCCACCAACGCCTGGATGCAGCGGCCGACGGGCTACCGGCTGGGCGAGAACGGCGAGATTCTGCTGGACAGCTGGTGGTCGCTGGTGTTCAACGACTGGGCGTTCTGGCAATACCTGCACACGATCACGGGCGGCGTGATCACGGGAGCGTTCGTGATGAGCGGCGTGGGGGCGCTGTACCTGCTGCTGAAGAAGCACGAGGAGTTCGGCCGCACGTTCCTGAGGCTCGGCGTGACGGCGGGCGTGATCGCGTCGATCCTGGCTCTGTTCCCCACGGGCGATCAGCAGGGCATGCTGGTGGCGAAGCATCAGCCGGCGACGCTGGCGGCGATGGAGGCGCACTTCAGGACGGGCGAAGCCGCGCCGATGTTCATCCTGGGCCAGCCGGACGTGGAGCGTCAGAAGATCGACAATCCTTTTCTGGTGCCGGGGATGCTGAGTTTCATCACGTCGAAGCGCTGGGACGCGGAGGTGAAGGGGCTCGACGCGTTTCCGCAGGACCAGTGGCCGCCGAACATTCCCCTGCTGTATTACAGCTTCCACATCATGGTGGGGCTGGGGACGATTTTCATCGCCGTCATGGTGCTGAGCTTCATTCAGCTGCGGCGGGGCAGGCTGTTTGAGACGAAGCCTTTGCTATGGGCGCTGCTGCTGGCGGCGCCTCTGCCGTACGTGGCGAACACGGCCGGCTGGATGACGGCGGAGCTGGGACGGCAGCCGTGGCTGATTTACGGTCTGATGCGGACCAGCGAAGGCAGCTCCGCGCACGTGTCGAGCGGCAATGCGATGTTCACGCTGCTCGGCTTCATGGGCATGTACACGCTGCTGCTGATGCTGGGGCTGTTCATGGTGTGGCGGGAGATCGATCACGGTCCGGGACGGCACGAGGCGGCGGCGCCGGCCGCCGCGCCTGCTCCGGCGGTTGGAGACTGA
- the cydB gene encoding cytochrome c oxidase assembly protein, giving the protein MLPVLWFWIVAVMIAMYVVLDGFDLGAGVVHLAVARTDEERRKVLRAIGPVWDGNEVWLLAGGGTLYFAFPALYASSFSGFYLPLMVVLWLLILRGTSIEFRSHIRNAVWRPMWDVIFSFSSTLLAVFFGAALGNVVRGVPLNKDGEFFLPLWTNFQPGPEPGILDWYTILVGVFALLTLTQHGALWVAHKTDGAVQERSRRIARQAWFGVAALTVIVTIASFSIQPKLAESFAKWPAGYLFPALAVASLAGVFVFGRRQEDGKAFLASALYIVGMLTSVVFGVFPMVLPANTDPSLSLTIYNASAPEHGLRVGLWWFTPGILIAAGYFYFLYRRFAGKVQLEAEGY; this is encoded by the coding sequence ATGCTCCCTGTACTGTGGTTCTGGATTGTCGCGGTGATGATCGCGATGTATGTGGTGCTGGACGGCTTTGATCTGGGCGCCGGCGTTGTGCATCTGGCCGTGGCCAGGACGGACGAAGAGCGCCGCAAGGTGTTGCGGGCGATCGGCCCCGTCTGGGACGGCAACGAAGTCTGGCTGCTGGCCGGCGGCGGCACGCTGTATTTCGCCTTCCCCGCCCTCTATGCCAGCAGCTTCAGCGGGTTCTATCTGCCGCTGATGGTCGTGCTGTGGCTGCTGATTCTGCGGGGCACGTCGATCGAATTCCGCTCGCACATCCGCAACGCGGTGTGGCGGCCGATGTGGGACGTGATCTTCAGCTTCTCGAGCACGCTGCTGGCCGTGTTCTTCGGCGCGGCGCTGGGCAACGTGGTGCGCGGCGTGCCGCTCAACAAGGACGGCGAGTTCTTCCTGCCGCTGTGGACAAACTTCCAGCCGGGGCCGGAGCCGGGGATTCTGGACTGGTACACGATCCTCGTAGGCGTCTTTGCGCTGCTGACGCTGACGCAGCACGGAGCGCTGTGGGTGGCGCACAAGACCGACGGCGCCGTGCAGGAGCGCTCCCGGCGGATCGCGCGTCAGGCGTGGTTCGGAGTGGCGGCGCTGACGGTGATCGTGACCATCGCCAGCTTCAGCATCCAGCCCAAGCTGGCCGAGAGCTTCGCGAAGTGGCCCGCCGGGTATCTGTTCCCGGCGCTCGCCGTGGCTTCGCTGGCGGGCGTCTTTGTGTTCGGGCGCAGGCAGGAAGACGGCAAGGCGTTCCTGGCTTCGGCGCTCTACATCGTCGGGATGCTGACGAGCGTGGTGTTCGGAGTGTTCCCGATGGTGCTGCCCGCCAACACCGATCCATCGCTGAGCCTGACGATCTACAACGCAAGCGCGCCGGAGCACGGTCTGCGCGTGGGGCTGTGGTGGTTCACGCCAGGCATCCTGATTGCAGCGGGCTACTTCTACTTCCTGTACCGGCGCTTCGCCGGCAAGGTGCAGCTGGAAGCCGAGGGCTATTAA
- a CDS encoding transcriptional regulator, whose protein sequence is MTLRGAVICPDPEVAARFDEAVAEIPAIQIIRELRRYPDALELMRMIRSSVPHVVFLSLDDLAKALELLEVLKSQAPGIQVAALSRSLDPAALLEAMRAGIRECLAMPFDRGELAEAASRISSAVRDLPALLEVTEHVYAFLPSKQGVGTSTVAMNTAIALGRRKKGEVLLLDMDLSSGIIGFMLKLSNAHCIVDAAENAHSLDESIWDQIVCKKAGIDIVHTGRLNPDFRIDAQQIRYILDFARRNYKTVCVDISGNLEKYSIEVMHEAKTIFMVVTSEIPSLHLAREKLGFLQRLDLADRVKILLNRHHKKSLVSPSQIEGLLGVPIAFTFQNDYQGVHAALQDGRAVEPNSELGRQFQVLADSILGLKEEDAGPAPQKKRVAEFFSILPPRVPATGGGRR, encoded by the coding sequence ATGACGTTGAGGGGAGCAGTCATTTGCCCGGATCCGGAAGTGGCGGCGCGATTCGACGAAGCCGTAGCGGAGATTCCGGCGATCCAGATCATCCGGGAACTGCGCCGCTATCCGGATGCGCTCGAACTGATGCGGATGATCCGCTCCAGCGTGCCGCACGTCGTGTTCCTCAGCCTTGACGATCTGGCAAAGGCGCTGGAACTGCTGGAGGTCCTGAAGTCGCAGGCGCCGGGAATCCAGGTGGCGGCTCTCAGCCGCTCGCTCGATCCCGCCGCGCTCCTGGAAGCGATGCGAGCGGGCATCCGGGAGTGCCTGGCGATGCCGTTCGACCGCGGCGAACTGGCGGAGGCTGCGTCGCGGATTTCGTCCGCCGTGCGGGATCTCCCGGCGCTGCTGGAGGTGACGGAGCACGTCTACGCGTTCCTGCCGAGCAAACAGGGCGTCGGCACTTCCACCGTGGCGATGAACACGGCCATCGCTCTCGGGCGCCGCAAAAAGGGTGAAGTGCTGCTGCTCGACATGGATCTCTCCAGCGGCATCATCGGCTTCATGCTGAAGCTCTCCAATGCCCACTGCATCGTGGACGCCGCGGAGAACGCCCACTCCCTCGACGAATCGATCTGGGACCAGATCGTCTGCAAGAAGGCGGGCATCGACATTGTCCACACCGGGAGGCTGAATCCGGACTTCCGCATCGACGCCCAGCAGATCCGCTACATCCTCGATTTCGCGCGCCGCAATTACAAGACTGTCTGCGTCGACATCTCGGGCAATCTGGAAAAGTACTCGATCGAGGTGATGCACGAAGCGAAAACGATCTTCATGGTGGTCACCTCGGAGATCCCCTCGCTCCATCTGGCCCGCGAGAAACTCGGCTTCCTGCAGCGGCTCGACCTCGCCGACCGCGTCAAGATCCTGCTGAACCGGCATCACAAGAAGAGCCTGGTGTCGCCTTCGCAGATCGAAGGCCTGCTGGGCGTGCCGATTGCGTTCACGTTCCAGAATGACTACCAGGGCGTGCACGCAGCCCTGCAGGACGGCCGCGCCGTCGAGCCCAACTCCGAGCTTGGAAGGCAGTTTCAGGTTCTCGCCGATTCGATTCTGGGCCTGAAGGAAGAGGACGCCGGCCCGGCGCCGCAGAAGAAGCGCGTGGCCGAGTTTTTCTCCATCCTGCCGCCGCGCGTGCCCGCCACAGGCGGCGGACGGCGCTGA